The sequence GTGCCCTTCATGGGCGGCGAGGTGAATCTCCGCTGGATCCATCACCACATGATCGGCGAGTACGCCCGCCACAGCGGACACGCCGATCTGCTGCGCGAGCGGATCGACGGGAGGACGGGCGTGTGAGGGGGCGGGGCGCCGGGGCGGTCCGGGAAGATGTCAGGATGGTTCCATGACGAGTCAGGTTTTCTTCGACATCACCATCAACGACGAGCCCGCCGGGCGGATCGTCTTCAATCTGTTCGACGACGTCGTTCCCCGTACCGCTGAGAACTTCCGCCAGCTGGCGACCGGGCAGAACGGCTTCGGCTACAAGGATTCCTCCTTCCACCGCGTCATCCCGGAGTTCATGCTCCAGGGCGGCGACTTCACCCGTGGCGACGGCACGGGCGGCAAGAGCATCTACGGTGCCAAGTTCGAGGACGAGAACTTCAAGCTGGCGCACACCAAGCCCGGCCTGCTCTCCATGGCCAACGCCGGCCCGAACTCGAACGGTTCGCAGTTCTTCATCACGACCATCGTGACGTCCTGGCTGGACGGCAAGCACGTCGTCTTCGGCGAGGTCGCCGACGAGGACAGCATGTCCCTGGTCAAGAAGATCGAGGGCCTCGGCTCGCAGAGCGGCCGCACCAAGGCGAAGGTCACCATCGCCGACTCCGGGGTCCTCTGATCCCGCACCCCGCACCTCTCGGCTGACAGCCGACCGGACGCGCCGGACGACGTACACCGTCGGCCGGCGCGTTCGTCATGCGGGGCGAGAACGTAAGGATCGATGCAGCGTCAACCAATAGTTGACACCCCTCACCTGTCAACTTACGGTTGACACATGACGAATCCCGTAGGTCCGACGCAACCCGTCCGCCTCGACGACCTCATCGCAGCCATCAAGAAGGTCCATCCCGACGCCCTCGACCAGCTCCAGGACGCCGTCATCGCCGCCGACCACCTCGGTGACGTCGCCGACCACCTCATCGGCCACTTCGTGGACCAGGCCCGCCGCTCCGGCGCCTCTTGGACCGAGATCGGCAAGAGCATGGGGGTGACGCGGCAGGCGGCACAGAAGCGCTTCGTCGCCAAGGACCCCGCCGAGGGCTCCGACCTCAACCCGAGCCAGGGCTTCGGCCGCTTCACCGCGCGCGCCAAGAACGTGGTCATGGCCGCGCAGAACGAGGCGCGGGCCGCCTCCAACGCGGAGATCGGCACCGAACACCTGGTCCTCGGCCTGCTCAGTGAGCCGGAAGGGCTCGCCGCCGCGTTCATCAGGGCGCAGGGCGTGGTCCTGGACTCGGTCCGGCAGGCCGCCACCGAGGCGCTGCCGCCCGCCGCGGAGGGCGAGATCCCCGAGCTGATCCCGTACAACGGCGACGCCCGCAAGGCGCTGGAGCTGACCTTCCGCGAGGCCCTGCGGATGGGGCACAACTACATCGGCACCGAGCACATCCTGCTCGCCCTGCTGGAGCACGAGGACGGCTCGGGCGTGCTCAGCGGTCTCGGCATCGACAAGGCGACCGCCGAGCGGGGCATCTCCGAGGCGCTCTCGCTCCTGGTCGCCGCCCAGGGGACGCCCGCCCCCGGGGAGCCGAAGGCCCCCGGCCAGGAGGACTGACCGCCACGTGGCGCGTCCGGGCGCGGCGGCCGGCGCCCCGCACCGGCCGCCGCGCCCGGTCTCAAAGCGCCCGGTCCCCACGCGGCCCCGCCTCAGCGCACCCCGGTCTCCAGGCGCAGGGACCAGCGGCGCGGCAGGCCGGTGAGCGTGACGGTGGAGAGCGGGCCGACGTCCACGTTCCAGTACGAGGACGGCGGGGCCTTCAGCGCGTAGACGAGGGCGGCCCGCACGACGGCCGGCTCGGCGACCGCGACGATGGCGCCGTCGCAGGCGGGGCGGGTGTCCAGCCAGCCGCCTATCCGTGTGATGAACGCGAGCAGCGGTTCGCCGCCGTGCGGCGCCGCGCGCGGGTCCGCCAGCCAGGCGTCGACGGCCGCCGGTTCGCGCGCGGTGACATCGGCGAGCGTGCAGCCCCGCCACCGCCCCATGTCGCAGTCGCGCAGCGCGGGCTGGACCAGCGGGTGGAAGCCGAGCGCCCGGCCCGTGGCGCGGCTGCGCGGGGTCGGTGAGCAGTAGCGCAGTTCGGCGTCGCCCAGGGACATCAGAGCCGGGGCGGCGAACCGCACCGCGTGCCAGCCGGCCTCGTCGAGCGGCCGGTCGTCGTCGAAGCGCTCGGCGAGCAGGGCGGAACCACGCGCTGCGGCGACGAGCGAGACTCGAACACTCATGGCCGCGATCGTGGAGCCGATCGCGGCGCCGGTCAAGAGTGCCTCCGCACACCCGTACGACGGATCCCTCGGTCAGGTGCCGGGCGGCAGGACGGCCGGGGTGCCCTCCCATGCCGTACGCAGTCGGCGCACGCCCTCGGCGAGCTCGGCCGGCCCGGCGACCGAGGCGAAGCTCAGCCGGATCTGCGGTGCCGGGGGCTCGGCGCCGAAGTAGGGCCGCCCCGGCGCGACGGCCACCCCCGCGCGCAGCGCCGCCTGGACCATGGCGGACTCGTCCGTCCCGCCCTCGGCCCCGGGCAGCCGCAGCCAGAGGTAGCCGCCGCCTACCGGGATGTGCGGCAGCGCGAGGCCGGGCAGCGCCTCGCGCAGCGCCGCCGTCATCGCCGTACGCCGGGCGCGCAGTTCCGCCGACACGGACCGCAGGTGGCGGCCCCAGGCGGGTGAGCCGACCAGTTCGAGCGCGGCCTCCTGGAGCGGCCGGGGGACGAAGAAGCTGTCCACGATCTGGATGCCGCGCAAGCGCTCCAGGGCCGGGCCCCGGGCGGCGAGCGCGCCCACCCGCAGGCTGGGCGAGGCGGCCTTGGTGAGCGAGCGGGTGTGGACGACGACTCCGTCGGGGTCGTCGGCGGCCAGCGGCCTGGGCAGCGGGCCCGCGTCGTCGTGGGCGAGGAGCCGGGCGAAGTCGTCCTCGATGACGAACGCCCCCGCCTCCCGGGCGATCCGGACGACTTCGGGGCGCCGGGCCTCCGAGAGGACGGTGCCGGTCGGGTTCTGGAAGAGGGGCTGGCAGACGAAGACGCGGGCGCCGGTGGCGTGGAAGGCGGCGGCGAGCAGGTCGGGGCGCACACCGTCGCGGTCGACCGGGACGGGCACCGGGCGCAGCCCCGCCGCTCGGGCGGCCGCCAGCATGCCGGGGTAGGTGGGCGACTCCACGAGCACGGGCGCGCCGGGCGGGGCGAGCGCCCGCAACGCGGTGGCCAGGGCGCTCTGGCCGCCAGCGGTGATCAGCACGTCGGCGGCGCCGAGCGCGGGGCCGATGTCGCGGGCGAACCAGGCGCGCAGTTCGGTCAGCCCGTCGATGGGCGGACGGCTCCAGGCGCCCGGCCGGCGGCCGGCCCGGGTCAGGGCGGCGGCGAGGGCGCGTTCGGGCTGGAGCGAGGCGTGCAGGTAGCCCCCGTTCAGCTCGATGACGCCGGTCGGCGGGGCGACCAGGCTGACCAGCAGGCCGGAGACGTCGACGGTACGGGGGACCGCCTCGGGGCCGCCGTCGCCGCTGAGCGAGACCTCCTGCCAGGAGGTGTCGCCGGCCGGAGGCGCGGCGTCCGCGGCGGGCCGGGCCCGGTAGGCGCCGGAGCCGGGGCGGGTGACGACGAGGCCCTCGGCGGCGAGCTGGGCGACGGCCCGCGACACGGTCACCGGACTGGCCCGGAACCGTTCGACCAGGGCACGACTGGACGGCAGCTTCTCACCCGGGGAGTAGCGGTTCAGCTCCGCTCGCAGGGCTGCGGCCAGCTCCACCACGCTGCTACGCTCATGCATGAGAGCAGAGGATAGCGCTACTTCACAGGTCACGATAGCGGTCGAGCCCGCCGAGGGAGGCCTCCCGCGCCCCGCCCCCTTCGCCCGCCGGCCGGCCCGGCGGGGGACGCTGCTCGCGCTCCTGGGCGTCGTGACGTTCTCGCTGACCTTCCCCTCCACGGTGTGGGGCCTGGAGAGCTTCGGGCCCTGGTCCCTGGTGGCGCTGCGCAGCCTGCTGGCGGCGGCGCTCTCCGGCGGGCTGCTGCTCGTGGCCCGGGTGCGGTTGCCGGCCCGGGAGCACTGGGCGGGCCTGGCCGTGGTGGCGGGCGGCGTGGTGGTCGGCTTCCCGCTGCTGACGACGCTGGCCCTGCGGACGTCCACGACCTCGCACGCCGCGGTGGTCGTGGGGCTGCTGCCGCTGACCACGGCCGTGTTCTCCTCGCTGCGGACCGGGATACGCCCGCCCCGCGCGTTCTGGGCGGCGGCGGTGGCCGGGGCTGCCGTGGTGATCGCCTTCACCGTGGCGCAGAGCGGCGGGGCGCTGTCGGCCGGCGACGTGTTCCTGTTCGGGGCGCTGCTGGTGTGCGCGGCCGGGTACACCGAGGGCGGGAGGCTGGCGAAGGTGATGCCGGGGTGGCAGGTGACGGGCTGGGCGCTGATCCTGACGCTGCCGCTCGCGCTGGCGGGTACCGCCGTCGCGCTGGTGTACGAGCCGGTGCGGCTGACGGCGCACGGGGTCGTCGGGCTCGTCTGGGTGTCGGCCGTCTCCACCTTCCTCGGTCTGTACGTCTGGTACCGGGGCATGGCGGAGATCGGGGTGGCGCGGGCCAGTCAGCTCCAGCTCGCCCAGCCGCTGCTGACCCTGTTCTGGTCGTTCTTCCTGCTGGACGAACAGGTCGCGGCGGCGGCGCCGGTGGCCGCCGTCGCGGTCCTGGTCTGCATCGCGCTCACCCAGCGCGCCGGGCGCACCCGGTCTTAGACTGGCGGCAACGGCACGCCACCCGTGAGGAGGTCACTCCCGATGGAGGCACACACGGGCGACCGGCTGCTGACGCACGGCAGGACCGTGGGACAGCACGACCGGGTCGCGGAGATCGTCGAAGTCCTCGGGGACGGGGGCACTCCCCCGTACCGCGTCCGCTTCGACGACGGACACGAACATCTGCTCGCACCGGGCCCCGACACGGTCGTCCAGCACACCGGCTGCGCGTCCGGCCGGGACGCGGACATCACGTAGGCCCGCTGTCCGGACCGGCCCGCGAGCCGGGCCCGATCCAGACGAAGAACCCTGGCGGAACCGTCAGCGCGGCGGCCGCGCCCGTGAGCGGTAGTGGTCGGCGACCACCCGGTCCAGCGCGCCGATCCGGTCCGTGACCACGCTCTTCGCCGAGAAGTAGGCGTGGCCGCGGACCTGGTCGTGCCGGGCCGCCAGGACGATGTGGTGCGACAGCTCCGCCGGGTCCTGCCAGGCTGCGGGCTGGGCCGGGTCGCCGCACTTGTAGAGCGCCTCGCCGATGAAGAGGTCGACGCCCGTGCCGCGTACGGCCTCGGACCACCAGGGCACGAGCACGGCGTAGTCGGCCGCCGGGTAGCCGATGTTCCAGTAGAGCTGGGGGCAGATGTAGTCGATCCAGCCCTTCTTGATCCAGCCCCGGGTGTCGGCGTACAGGTCGTCGTACGTCTCCACACCCGCCCTGGTGTCCGAGCCGGCCGGGTCCGTGGCGGCGTTGCGCCAGACGCCGAAGGGGCTGATCCCGAACCGGACGCCGGGCTTGAGCGCCTTGACGCGTTCGGCGGTCTCGCGTACCAGCTGGTCCGTGTTGTCGCGCCGCCAGGCGGCCCTGTCCGGGAAGCCCGCGCCGTACTTCTCGTAGGCGGCGCCGTCCGCGAAGGTCTCGCCGGCCACCGGATACGGGTAGAAGTAGTCGTCCCAGTGCACCGCGTCGATGTCGTAGCGGCGGACCGCGTCGAGCATCGCGTCCCGCACGAAGGCGCGGACCTCGGGCAGCCCCGGGTTGTAGTACAGCTTGCCGCCGTAGGGCAGGACCCAGTCGGGGTGGCGCCGGGCCGGGTGGCTCGCGGTCAGCTTCGAGAGGTCCGTGTGGTTGGCCACCCGGTACGGGTTGAACCAGGCGTGCAGTTCGAGCCCCCGGCTGTGCGCCTCCTGGACCGCGGTGCCCAGCGGGTCCCAGCCGGGGTCCTTGCCCTGCACCCCCGTCAGGCACTGGGCCCACGGTTCGTACGCGGAGGGCCACAGCGCGTCGGCGGACGGGCGGACCTGGAGGATCACCGCGTTCAGCTTCCGCTCGACGGCCCGGTCGAGGTACGCGATCAGCTCGGCCCGCTGCGCGGCGGCGGACAGCCCGGCCTTCGACGGCCAGTCGGTGTTGGCGATGGTCGCCACCCACATGCCGCGCAGCTCGCGCCGCACCACGTCCCGCCGGCCGGCCGGTCCCGGGCGGGCCTGTTCCCGCCGGGGCGTCGCGACGGCGGCGTCACCGGCCACGGCCGCCGCCCCCGCCACCCCGGCGACCGTCCCGGCCGCACCGGTCACCCAACCCCTTCGGGTCACTCCTCGCATCGCCCCGCACCTGCCCCTTCTTCGCACTCGTTCATATGCCCGCAATCCGGGCGCAGGTCCGAGCATGCCCGCCCCGGCCCGCGATCCCCGGCAGGCGACGGAGTAACGTCGTGGAGTCGTGGTGGAGCCCGGAATCAGACGGAAGCCGCCGAACGGAGAACATCGAGAGGCACGAGGTGACGGACTCTATGGCCGACATTGCACGCGTCGGAGTGGTGGGCTGCGGCCAGATGGGCGCCGGCATCGCGGAGGTCTGCGCCCGCAGCGGCCTGGACGTCAAGGTGGCCGAGACTACCGGCGAGGCGCTGGAGATCGGCCGCACCCGGCTCCACAACTCCCTGTCGAAGGCGGCGGAGCGCGGCAAGATCACCGCGGCGGAGCGCGACGAGACGCTGGACCGCCTCAGCTTCACCACCGACCTCGGCGAGTTCGCCGACCGTGACCTCGTCATCGAGGCCGTCGTGGAGAACGAGCAGGTCAAGACCGAGATCTTCCAGGTCCTCGACCAGGTGGTGACCCGCCCGGACGCGATCCTCGCCTCCAACACCTCCTCGATCCCGCTGGTGAAGCTGGCCGTCGCCACCTCCCGGCCGGACCAGGTCATCGGCATCCACTTCTTCAACCCGGCGCCCGTGCAGAAGCTCGTCGAACTGATCCCCGCGCTCACCACCTCGGACGAGACGATCGCACGTTCCGAGGCCGTGGTGCAGGACATACTGGGCAAGCACCCGATCCGCGCCCAGGACCGCTCCGGCTTCGTCGTCAACGCACTGCTGATCCCTTACCTCCTCTCCGCGATCCGGATGTTCGAGTCGGGCATCGCCAGCCGCGAGGACATCGACAACGGCATGGAGATGGGCTGCGCCCACCCGATGGGCCCGCTCAAGCTCGCGGACCTGATCGGCCTGGACACCGTGGCCTCCGTCGCCGACTCGATGTACGCCGAATACAAGGAGCCCCTGTACGCCGCTCCCCCGCTCCTCCAGCGCATGGTGGACGCGGGGCGGCTGGGGCGCAAGACGGGGTCGGGGTTCTACCCGTACTGACCGTCCTACCGACAGGCCCGGCGCTGATGCCGCCGGGCCTGTCGGAGCGCGTTGCCCGAGGTCCGACCCATGTGTGGCCCGTAATTCCTCGTCTCCCGCTGCCGGCCCAGTGCAGTGTCACAGCGCTGAGGAGCAGCGGTGTGGGTGGTCGTGACCGAGATCTCGGGCCTTCTGCGTCAGGCCAGGGTGATGACGCTGCTGGCCGCTAGTTCGACGATGACCTCGGCCGTGTCTTCGACTGCGGTCTGCTCGTCCACCTCGTACTCCGCGGCAAGCAGACGGCCGATCTGGGCGACCGTGTTGCTTCCGTCGATCTGCTTCCAGATGAACGCGGCCGTCTCGGAGAGCTCGAAGGCCTGGGTGGGGCCGGCGATCATCATCTGCCCCCGGACATTGCGGACCCGGGCATCGAGCCTGCGGGTGGGGACCGATGCGTGGACGTTCTGCTGAGTGTCGGACATCAGACGGATACCTCCATGGATACGTGCTGGCAAAGGCGGAGTGCCTCCTCGACCCAGGCGCGGGGCGCCGAAGGGTCGAACGATTGCATCGTCTCGATCGCCCAGTACTGGTCGAAGGTGACGATCGTGGGGTCGGCGGTGCGGAAGCGCCGGGCCCGCCACTTCGCGTTCTGGCCGTACTCGCCTTCGAAGGCGAGCAAGGCGTCCATCGCGTAGCCGAAGGCGATCTTCACGGAGAGCACGGAGCTCTCCACGTCGCCTGCTTCGAGCTGTCCGACGACATCCTGGGTGTAGGTGTCGACGCTGTTCAGGGCTCGGGCGACCATGACCGACCGCAGACCGGAGTCGGCCAGCTGCTTTTGACGGCTCCCGAGCCAGTCCGCCCCGGTGAGCGGATACGCGTAGGAAAGCCGCTCCAGGAAGTCCAGCTCGTCGGTGGACAGACGGCGACCGACCTCCTGGGTCCCTTCCAGTACCGACCAGTCGACCTTGGATATCACCTGCTGGATCTGATCGGTGCGCCAGTACTCGATGTCCCAGCGCCGGCCATCGACGTACTTGATCTCCACCGGGAGGGTGTCCGGCTCCAACGGCACCTGGACGTACACCGCCGTCTCGCTGCGGTAGTCCTCCTCCGTAATGACGTAGATGTCCACGTCGCTCAGTGCGTTTCCCCAGCCGCGGACCAGTGAGCCACTGATGTAGACGCTGCGGCAGGCGGCCGGGAGAACCCCCAGCTCCTGCAACTGCTCCAGGGAGGCCAGCGAGGCCCCTGGCAGGTCGGTCATGGTGTTCCTCCTTCGTCGTGCTCCCGCTGGAGCTCGAAGACGATCGATGGCGCGTTGTTGACCACGTGCGCGACCAGCGCAGGCAGGATCGAGCCGGAAGCCACGGTGAGGCCCAGCAGCACGGCCGCGGCACTCACTTCGGTCACGGTCGCCCGTGCCGAGCCGCGCCGATTGGCGCCAGGTGCGATGTGGTGCCGGGCGACGAAGGCCGCGGCGGCGAGGAGGCCCAGCGGCCCGGCGGCGACTGCGGGGGCCGCCAGGTACGTCCCTCGGAACACCACCTCCTCGCCGGTCGGTGAAAGCAGGCTGGTCGTCACTCGGGCCAGCGCCTGCGGCCGAGGGGTCGGCCCGTACAGGAAGGCCAGATCGCCGGAGACCAGCGCGCGAAGGTTCATCCCGCCCAGCAGGACGAGCGCGATGCCCGCGGCGGAGCCCAGCGGGTACCACCACCACGCGGGCGAGTCGCCGAACCAGGACGGGCCGGACACGACAGCGAGGACAGCGGCCCCGACCGGCACCACCATTCCGGCCGAGGTCTCGGCCCAGAAGCTCGGTCCGCTGCGTCGGCGGCGCGGCACCCGCCACGGCAGCCCGACGAGAACGGTCTCGATCCCTACGGCTACGCCTGCCCACCGGAGGGAACCACCCTGACCCCAGAGTGCTGTCGCGTAGGCGAGCACGCAGGCAGCGGCCGCGGTTCGCCCGCCGTCCAGCTTCCACGCCTTCCAGTCGAATGTCGGATCCGGACCGGCCTGGGTCATCCGAGTCCGCTCATCGGCCGTCACCGTGCCACGTCCGCAGGTTCGCCGAGCCGGACCAGCCCGGCGAGTAGGGCCTCGTCGAGCGGCTCCTGGACGTCCTTCAGCGTGCAGTCGACCGCCGCGAGGATCTCCTTGAGCGACCGAACCCCGTCAACGGCCCGCAGCACGGCCAGCCAGGGCGCCGACTCCTGAGGATCGACCAGGTACTCGATGGCCCCGTCGACCAGGATCAGCCACCCGTCGTCGAGCGCCGGAGCGTGGGCGATGAGTACCTCGGGAGCGAGGGCCAAAACCCGGTCCGGATCGATGTCGGTACCCGGCGCGGCGCTGAACCTGGCAGCGAGCTGGTCCGCCGATGCGTCCCAGTCCTCGACCGGCAGCGCCGTCGGGACGGTGTACGAGTGCTGGACGGGAGGGGCCGGCAGGTCGGTGGCCATGGTTTCCAGCAGGCCGAGGTTGACCAGCCTGAGCAGGAAGTCGACGTGTGCTGATTCGGAGTCCGCCTCCAGGCGCCGCAGTGTGGCGCGGGCCGCGTCCGCGGAGATATATGTCCGGGCGCCGGGAGCCGCCAGTGCCTCTTCCAGGAGCGCGTCCCCGTTTTGGGCGAGCATGGAGACCATGGTGGTGAAGGCATGGCGGCGGCCCTCCCCGTAGAAGAAGGGGACCTTGGGCCGGTCCGCCAGG comes from Streptomyces sp. Mut1 and encodes:
- a CDS encoding aminotransferase-like domain-containing protein produces the protein MHERSSVVELAAALRAELNRYSPGEKLPSSRALVERFRASPVTVSRAVAQLAAEGLVVTRPGSGAYRARPAADAAPPAGDTSWQEVSLSGDGGPEAVPRTVDVSGLLVSLVAPPTGVIELNGGYLHASLQPERALAAALTRAGRRPGAWSRPPIDGLTELRAWFARDIGPALGAADVLITAGGQSALATALRALAPPGAPVLVESPTYPGMLAAARAAGLRPVPVPVDRDGVRPDLLAAAFHATGARVFVCQPLFQNPTGTVLSEARRPEVVRIAREAGAFVIEDDFARLLAHDDAGPLPRPLAADDPDGVVVHTRSLTKAASPSLRVGALAARGPALERLRGIQIVDSFFVPRPLQEAALELVGSPAWGRHLRSVSAELRARRTAMTAALREALPGLALPHIPVGGGYLWLRLPGAEGGTDESAMVQAALRAGVAVAPGRPYFGAEPPAPQIRLSFASVAGPAELAEGVRRLRTAWEGTPAVLPPGT
- a CDS encoding DUF1918 domain-containing protein, with product MEAHTGDRLLTHGRTVGQHDRVAEIVEVLGDGGTPPYRVRFDDGHEHLLAPGPDTVVQHTGCASGRDADIT
- a CDS encoding Clp protease N-terminal domain-containing protein — protein: MTNPVGPTQPVRLDDLIAAIKKVHPDALDQLQDAVIAADHLGDVADHLIGHFVDQARRSGASWTEIGKSMGVTRQAAQKRFVAKDPAEGSDLNPSQGFGRFTARAKNVVMAAQNEARAASNAEIGTEHLVLGLLSEPEGLAAAFIRAQGVVLDSVRQAATEALPPAAEGEIPELIPYNGDARKALELTFREALRMGHNYIGTEHILLALLEHEDGSGVLSGLGIDKATAERGISEALSLLVAAQGTPAPGEPKAPGQED
- a CDS encoding peptidylprolyl isomerase, which translates into the protein MTSQVFFDITINDEPAGRIVFNLFDDVVPRTAENFRQLATGQNGFGYKDSSFHRVIPEFMLQGGDFTRGDGTGGKSIYGAKFEDENFKLAHTKPGLLSMANAGPNSNGSQFFITTIVTSWLDGKHVVFGEVADEDSMSLVKKIEGLGSQSGRTKAKVTIADSGVL
- a CDS encoding glycoside hydrolase family 10 protein, producing MRGVTRRGWVTGAAGTVAGVAGAAAVAGDAAVATPRREQARPGPAGRRDVVRRELRGMWVATIANTDWPSKAGLSAAAQRAELIAYLDRAVERKLNAVILQVRPSADALWPSAYEPWAQCLTGVQGKDPGWDPLGTAVQEAHSRGLELHAWFNPYRVANHTDLSKLTASHPARRHPDWVLPYGGKLYYNPGLPEVRAFVRDAMLDAVRRYDIDAVHWDDYFYPYPVAGETFADGAAYEKYGAGFPDRAAWRRDNTDQLVRETAERVKALKPGVRFGISPFGVWRNAATDPAGSDTRAGVETYDDLYADTRGWIKKGWIDYICPQLYWNIGYPAADYAVLVPWWSEAVRGTGVDLFIGEALYKCGDPAQPAAWQDPAELSHHIVLAARHDQVRGHAYFSAKSVVTDRIGALDRVVADHYRSRARPPR
- a CDS encoding DMT family transporter, whose product is MRAEDSATSQVTIAVEPAEGGLPRPAPFARRPARRGTLLALLGVVTFSLTFPSTVWGLESFGPWSLVALRSLLAAALSGGLLLVARVRLPAREHWAGLAVVAGGVVVGFPLLTTLALRTSTTSHAAVVVGLLPLTTAVFSSLRTGIRPPRAFWAAAVAGAAVVIAFTVAQSGGALSAGDVFLFGALLVCAAGYTEGGRLAKVMPGWQVTGWALILTLPLALAGTAVALVYEPVRLTAHGVVGLVWVSAVSTFLGLYVWYRGMAEIGVARASQLQLAQPLLTLFWSFFLLDEQVAAAAPVAAVAVLVCIALTQRAGRTRS
- a CDS encoding PqqD family protein translates to MSDTQQNVHASVPTRRLDARVRNVRGQMMIAGPTQAFELSETAAFIWKQIDGSNTVAQIGRLLAAEYEVDEQTAVEDTAEVIVELAASSVITLA
- a CDS encoding 3-hydroxybutyryl-CoA dehydrogenase; the protein is MADIARVGVVGCGQMGAGIAEVCARSGLDVKVAETTGEALEIGRTRLHNSLSKAAERGKITAAERDETLDRLSFTTDLGEFADRDLVIEAVVENEQVKTEIFQVLDQVVTRPDAILASNTSSIPLVKLAVATSRPDQVIGIHFFNPAPVQKLVELIPALTTSDETIARSEAVVQDILGKHPIRAQDRSGFVVNALLIPYLLSAIRMFESGIASREDIDNGMEMGCAHPMGPLKLADLIGLDTVASVADSMYAEYKEPLYAAPPLLQRMVDAGRLGRKTGSGFYPY
- a CDS encoding CPBP family glutamic-type intramembrane protease; its protein translation is MTQAGPDPTFDWKAWKLDGGRTAAAACVLAYATALWGQGGSLRWAGVAVGIETVLVGLPWRVPRRRRSGPSFWAETSAGMVVPVGAAVLAVVSGPSWFGDSPAWWWYPLGSAAGIALVLLGGMNLRALVSGDLAFLYGPTPRPQALARVTTSLLSPTGEEVVFRGTYLAAPAVAAGPLGLLAAAAFVARHHIAPGANRRGSARATVTEVSAAAVLLGLTVASGSILPALVAHVVNNAPSIVFELQREHDEGGTP
- a CDS encoding histidine phosphatase family protein encodes the protein MSVRVSLVAAARGSALLAERFDDDRPLDEAGWHAVRFAAPALMSLGDAELRYCSPTPRSRATGRALGFHPLVQPALRDCDMGRWRGCTLADVTAREPAAVDAWLADPRAAPHGGEPLLAFITRIGGWLDTRPACDGAIVAVAEPAVVRAALVYALKAPPSSYWNVDVGPLSTVTLTGLPRRWSLRLETGVR